In a single window of the Fusobacterium sp. DD2 genome:
- the rpmB gene encoding 50S ribosomal protein L28 — protein sequence MQRCEIIGVGIITGNQISHSHRLSRRAWRPNLQLTTINVNGTSLRVKVCPKALKTLKGLNEAETVKFLKANSATLSSKVAKALNK from the coding sequence ATGCAAAGATGTGAAATTATTGGAGTTGGGATCATTACTGGAAACCAAATTTCTCACTCTCATAGATTATCTAGAAGAGCTTGGAGACCTAACTTACAACTTACTACAATCAATGTAAACGGAACTTCTCTAAGAGTTAAAGTATGTCCTAAAGCACTTAAAACTTTAAAAGGACTTAACGAAGCTGAAACAGTTAAATTCTTAAAAGCTAACTCTGCTACATTGAGTTCAAAAGTTGCAAAAGCTTTAAACAAATAG